From Armatimonadota bacterium, a single genomic window includes:
- a CDS encoding DUF4177 domain-containing protein gives MHQYYCVQIPPNVSVQAGTPAAAANYLGEVLNKYAAEGWEFYSIETIGVIEHPGCGCGCLMFLATLLNLNKPTHTETYVIVFRRQV, from the coding sequence ATGCATCAGTATTACTGCGTTCAGATTCCGCCAAATGTCAGCGTCCAAGCCGGGACACCGGCAGCCGCTGCGAACTACCTCGGCGAGGTGCTCAACAAATACGCCGCTGAGGGCTGGGAGTTCTACAGCATCGAGACCATTGGGGTGATCGAGCATCCGGGATGTGGCTGCGGTTGCCTGATGTTCCTGGCGACCCTCCTTAACCTCAACAAGCCGACGCATACCGAAACCTACGTGATCGTCTTCAGGCGCCAGGTGTAG
- a CDS encoding type IV secretion system DNA-binding domain-containing protein has product MRGIAGLIESLAVKGVLAASGRRPTAQERSAPGFLLGHELGADPTSPGRPIGVLSEERRKHLYAIGATGCGKTSLLLRLIEDEVSQGRTCVVLDLRGDLVDRILTRLAGQNAGLKGVSLLDLREDAYFMPFNPLACPGDLYSRSLHLLEVVKRGSESWGIQLEETLRNSLFALASAGKSLVDIERLLGDPIFREQVVAVCPDEHVQGFFGRYGTLSAERQQSWSLPVLNKITPLLSIPQMRRMLSGATGFDWQAVLDRRGQLLLVALAAHRFHGASHLLGGLLVSSLQSAVMARAEIREGE; this is encoded by the coding sequence GTGCGCGGAATCGCCGGTCTCATCGAATCGCTGGCCGTTAAGGGCGTCCTTGCCGCATCTGGGCGGAGGCCGACCGCCCAAGAGCGTTCGGCTCCTGGGTTCCTCCTGGGCCATGAGCTCGGCGCTGATCCAACCAGCCCCGGCAGACCCATCGGCGTCCTTTCCGAAGAGCGGAGAAAGCACCTCTACGCCATTGGGGCCACCGGCTGCGGTAAGACCAGCCTACTTCTTCGGCTGATCGAGGACGAAGTCAGCCAGGGCCGTACCTGCGTGGTGCTGGACTTAAGAGGCGATCTCGTCGACCGGATCCTCACCCGCCTTGCCGGACAGAATGCTGGTCTCAAAGGAGTCAGCCTCTTGGACCTTCGCGAGGACGCCTACTTCATGCCGTTCAACCCACTTGCCTGCCCAGGCGACCTGTATTCGCGCTCGCTCCATCTTCTGGAAGTCGTTAAGAGGGGCTCGGAGTCCTGGGGCATCCAGCTTGAAGAGACGCTGCGCAACTCTCTCTTCGCCCTCGCTTCTGCCGGGAAGAGCCTGGTTGATATTGAGCGGCTGCTGGGAGATCCCATCTTTCGGGAACAAGTGGTCGCGGTTTGTCCCGATGAGCACGTCCAGGGCTTCTTTGGGCGGTATGGCACGCTCTCTGCAGAAAGGCAGCAGTCCTGGAGCCTGCCGGTTCTCAACAAGATCACTCCCTTGCTCTCGATTCCCCAAATGCGGAGGATGCTTTCAGGCGCGACGGGCTTTGATTGGCAAGCGGTGCTTGACCGACGCGGGCAGTTGCTTCTCGTTGCCCTAGCCGCTCACCGCTTTCACGGCGCTTCCCATCTGCTCGGCGGTCTCCTCGTCAGCTCTCTACAAAGCGCGGTCATGGCCAGAGCTGAAATCCGGGAAGGTGAGTGA
- a CDS encoding helix-turn-helix transcriptional regulator, translating to MERLPPTTFGRSLRTLIRERFGTQARLAHELGVDASWITKVVRGSQEGLSYSSLQRILEAFSRPSDKDLLYEAWRESFAPSPTELAPSIWDGDERIYGYCGTVPELISAGKAIVAFRALQPIWSALQTRPARSEGALRVGHSLVDVANQLDRPSVSLEVAAKMREIALLKRELGWVATALGLESVSLRHLRPRRLAIAEGSFHRFGAYLQDWQPVSVEGRSRRTGLVRALSRDQLLVGLDAVQEGTREAEGLALRITNLESQLRDTPEGPELGLASEVLARTLVASGQLERAARALTTAARHTDSRANEVKVLICRAQLHIADGQLGEVEALLGKAAGFADEWTLIHHRHKIAEINRSLNARHSDRYILRRIRKE from the coding sequence GTGGAACGACTGCCCCCGACTACCTTTGGCCGCTCGCTTCGAACCTTGATTCGGGAGCGCTTTGGCACCCAGGCCCGGCTCGCGCATGAGTTGGGTGTCGATGCCAGCTGGATCACCAAGGTCGTGAGGGGTAGCCAGGAGGGGCTCAGCTACTCAAGCCTTCAGAGGATCCTGGAGGCGTTCTCTCGCCCCTCAGACAAGGACCTTCTCTATGAGGCATGGAGGGAGTCGTTTGCGCCCTCGCCCACAGAACTGGCGCCGTCGATCTGGGATGGCGACGAGAGAATCTATGGATACTGTGGCACGGTTCCTGAGCTCATTTCGGCCGGCAAGGCCATAGTGGCGTTCCGGGCTCTTCAACCCATCTGGAGCGCGCTTCAAACCCGCCCGGCACGATCTGAAGGTGCCCTGAGGGTTGGGCACTCCCTGGTTGATGTTGCCAACCAGCTTGACCGGCCAAGCGTCTCCCTTGAAGTCGCCGCCAAGATGCGGGAGATCGCGCTTCTCAAGAGGGAGTTAGGCTGGGTGGCAACGGCCCTCGGGCTGGAGAGCGTCAGCCTCAGGCACCTGCGGCCCAGAAGGCTTGCGATTGCTGAAGGCTCATTCCATCGGTTTGGGGCGTACCTGCAGGATTGGCAACCGGTTTCTGTTGAGGGGCGCTCCCGAAGAACAGGTCTTGTGCGAGCCCTTTCCAGAGACCAGCTGCTTGTTGGGCTCGACGCCGTTCAGGAGGGGACCCGTGAAGCGGAGGGACTTGCCTTACGCATCACTAACCTTGAGAGCCAGCTGAGGGACACGCCGGAGGGTCCAGAGCTTGGGCTGGCGAGCGAGGTGCTGGCAAGGACTCTGGTTGCCTCGGGGCAGTTGGAAAGGGCAGCGCGGGCTCTCACTACCGCAGCAAGGCACACCGATTCAAGGGCAAACGAAGTCAAAGTGCTGATCTGCAGAGCGCAGCTCCACATCGCGGACGGGCAACTTGGCGAAGTAGAAGCGCTCCTTGGCAAAGCAGCGGGTTTTGCCGACGAGTGGACTCTGATCCACCACCGCCACAAGATTGCCGAGATCAACAGAAGCCTGAACGCGAGGCACTCCGATCGATATATTCTTAGGAGAATACGAAAGGAATAG